A genomic window from Oncorhynchus clarkii lewisi isolate Uvic-CL-2024 unplaced genomic scaffold, UVic_Ocla_1.0 unplaced_contig_2926_pilon_pilon, whole genome shotgun sequence includes:
- the LOC139404914 gene encoding acetylcholinesterase collagenic tail peptide-like isoform X2, producing the protein MILITFGLYLPLLFCYVLSQSSFLDNILSFPAALQQQPAVDQQRKFNPCCLLSPPPPPLFPPPPSLWHPGGHNEETSKGGDHRPDPDTGTELKGPSCVPGPPGPNGPPGPQGPAGLPGLTGPKGEKGELGRPGQKGRTGPPGLPGRQGPAGWPGPNGPKGEKGDGGLMGIPGARGPLGPKGLPGYKGEKGSRGDRSERGMKGDKGTMGFPGMLGQKGEMGPKGEPGISGNRGPTGRPGKRGKQGGKGDNGIIGPLGPAGPQGPPGHPGPPGLPASGLYVVGTKGERGLPGLPGPCSCNSISVKSPQFDEHSSRSDYAKVPAIFVVNNQEELDRLHTDNALAFRKDQRSLYFKDTSGWLPIQLTPFQSTENAPEQEGYCGDGIVQIPNGEECDDGNRIVTDGCVKCKHAYCGDGYRYDGAEECDGKDFGYQTCNSYLPGSYGRLRCTPYCVIDSTNCKYFT; encoded by the exons ATGATCCTTATCACATTTGGACTCTATCTTCCACTATTGTTTTGTTATGTCTTGTCTCAGTCCTCTTTCCTGGACAATATTCTCTCATTCCCAGCAG CTCTCCAACAACAACCTGCCGTGGACCAGCAGAGGAAATTCAACCCCTGCTGTTTACTGAGTCCACCCCCGCCCCCCctattccctcctcctccctcactgtGGCACCCCGGTGGTCAT AATGAGGAGACCAGTAAGGGAGGTGATCACAGACCAGATCCAGATACAGGGACGGAGCTGAAAGGGCCCAGCTGTGTCCCAGGACCCCCTGGCCCCAACGGACCCCCCGGTCCTCAG GGTCCAGCTGGGCTACCAGGTCTGACGGGACCAAAAGGTGAAAAG GGAGAACTGGGACGACCTGGACAAAAG GGTCGGACGGGGCCTCCAGGTCTCCCGGGGCGCCAGGGACCAGCCGGGTGGCCAGGACCAAATGGGCCCAAG ggggagaagggagatggTGGATTGATGGGAATACCTGGAGCAAGAGGACCTCTTGGACCTAAG GGTTTACCTGGATACAAAGGAGAAAAG GGTTCCCGTGGTGACCGTagtgagagagggatgaagggagacaAGGGCACAATGGGCTTCCCTGGAATGCTTGGACAGAAA GGGGAAATGGGTCCAAAGGGAGAACCTGGAATCTCAGGGAATAGAGGACCGACGGGCAGACCAGGGAAGAGGGgcaaacag GGAGGGAAGGGCGACAATGGGATTATCGGCCCTCTAGGTCCAGCAGGTCCTCAGGGGCCCCCAGGCCACCCTGGTCCCCCAGGTCTCCCAGCCTCAG GACTCTACGTGGTTGGAACGAAAGGTGAGAGGGGGCTACCAGGTCTTCCTGGACCTTGCAGCTGTAACTCCATTAGTGTGAAGAGTCCACAGTTTGATGAACATAGTTCCAGGAGCGACTACGCCAAAGTGCCGGCG ATATTTGTGGTAAACAATCAAGAAGAACTAGATCGTCTTCATACGGACAATGCCCTAGCCTTCCGGAAAGACCAGAGATCGCTTTACTTCAAAGACACCAGCGGATGGCTGCCCATTCAG CTGACGCCGTTCCAGTCTACGGAGAACGCTCCGGAACAGGAGGGTTACTGTGGCGACGGGATCGTTCAGATTCCCAATGGGGAGGAATGTGACGACGGGAATAGGATTGTCACCGACGGCTGCGTCA AGTGTAAACATGCTTACTGTGGAGATGGTTATCGCTACGACGGGGCCGAGGAATGTGATGGAAAGGACTTTGGCTATCAGACATGCAACTCATATCTCCCAGG GTCTTATGGTCGTCTCAGATGCACTCCGTACTGTGTCATTGACTCTACAAACTGCAAGTATTTCACATGA
- the LOC139404914 gene encoding acetylcholinesterase collagenic tail peptide-like isoform X1 produces the protein MILITFGLYLPLLFCYVLSQSSFLDNILSFPAALQQQPAVDQQRKFNPCCLLSPPPPPLFPPPPSLWHPGGHNEETSKGGDHRPDPDTGTELKGPSCVPGPPGPNGPPGPQGPAGLPGLTGPKGEKGELGRPGQKGRTGPPGLPGRQGPAGWPGPNGPKGEKGDGGLMGIPGARGPLGPKGLPGYKGEKGSRGDRSERGMKGDKGTMGFPGMLGQKGEMGPKGEPGISGNRGPTGRPGKRGKQGGKGDNGIIGPLGPAGPQGPPGHPGPPGLPASGLYVVGTKGERGLPGLPGPCSCNSISVKSPQFDEHSSRSDYAKVPAIFVVNNQEELDRLHTDNALAFRKDQRSLYFKDTSGWLPIQTSFFQLTPFQSTENAPEQEGYCGDGIVQIPNGEECDDGNRIVTDGCVKCKHAYCGDGYRYDGAEECDGKDFGYQTCNSYLPGSYGRLRCTPYCVIDSTNCKYFT, from the exons ATGATCCTTATCACATTTGGACTCTATCTTCCACTATTGTTTTGTTATGTCTTGTCTCAGTCCTCTTTCCTGGACAATATTCTCTCATTCCCAGCAG CTCTCCAACAACAACCTGCCGTGGACCAGCAGAGGAAATTCAACCCCTGCTGTTTACTGAGTCCACCCCCGCCCCCCctattccctcctcctccctcactgtGGCACCCCGGTGGTCAT AATGAGGAGACCAGTAAGGGAGGTGATCACAGACCAGATCCAGATACAGGGACGGAGCTGAAAGGGCCCAGCTGTGTCCCAGGACCCCCTGGCCCCAACGGACCCCCCGGTCCTCAG GGTCCAGCTGGGCTACCAGGTCTGACGGGACCAAAAGGTGAAAAG GGAGAACTGGGACGACCTGGACAAAAG GGTCGGACGGGGCCTCCAGGTCTCCCGGGGCGCCAGGGACCAGCCGGGTGGCCAGGACCAAATGGGCCCAAG ggggagaagggagatggTGGATTGATGGGAATACCTGGAGCAAGAGGACCTCTTGGACCTAAG GGTTTACCTGGATACAAAGGAGAAAAG GGTTCCCGTGGTGACCGTagtgagagagggatgaagggagacaAGGGCACAATGGGCTTCCCTGGAATGCTTGGACAGAAA GGGGAAATGGGTCCAAAGGGAGAACCTGGAATCTCAGGGAATAGAGGACCGACGGGCAGACCAGGGAAGAGGGgcaaacag GGAGGGAAGGGCGACAATGGGATTATCGGCCCTCTAGGTCCAGCAGGTCCTCAGGGGCCCCCAGGCCACCCTGGTCCCCCAGGTCTCCCAGCCTCAG GACTCTACGTGGTTGGAACGAAAGGTGAGAGGGGGCTACCAGGTCTTCCTGGACCTTGCAGCTGTAACTCCATTAGTGTGAAGAGTCCACAGTTTGATGAACATAGTTCCAGGAGCGACTACGCCAAAGTGCCGGCG ATATTTGTGGTAAACAATCAAGAAGAACTAGATCGTCTTCATACGGACAATGCCCTAGCCTTCCGGAAAGACCAGAGATCGCTTTACTTCAAAGACACCAGCGGATGGCTGCCCATTCAG ACTTCTTTCTTCCAGCTGACGCCGTTCCAGTCTACGGAGAACGCTCCGGAACAGGAGGGTTACTGTGGCGACGGGATCGTTCAGATTCCCAATGGGGAGGAATGTGACGACGGGAATAGGATTGTCACCGACGGCTGCGTCA AGTGTAAACATGCTTACTGTGGAGATGGTTATCGCTACGACGGGGCCGAGGAATGTGATGGAAAGGACTTTGGCTATCAGACATGCAACTCATATCTCCCAGG GTCTTATGGTCGTCTCAGATGCACTCCGTACTGTGTCATTGACTCTACAAACTGCAAGTATTTCACATGA